From Edaphobacter lichenicola, one genomic window encodes:
- a CDS encoding DUF1868 domain-containing protein, with translation MSAAAFSLSAILPHWLLAQQNGLPPSEGDDLKLTVIPKDTHLKFNPDGTRRPFAGNTVICHLPQQSHVQDTVTAVGDALRSSSFAPKLAILPSDSYHVTILGGANDLDRSQSEWPQDVPIKASITECNRIIGQRFAQFKIQEEMPIRFRLDKEKTIAPQLASGLQLVPADQNEKVKLSRLRDRLADEVFLYRAKNHATFGFHISLAYQIRGFTLEERREYQDLLQHHIPIIVAAAPVIELGVPEFCTFEDMYRFEIRTLLRT, from the coding sequence TTGAGCGCCGCTGCATTTTCGTTATCGGCAATACTTCCGCATTGGCTATTAGCTCAGCAGAATGGATTACCCCCTTCCGAAGGAGATGACCTTAAGCTCACCGTTATTCCCAAAGACACGCACCTCAAGTTCAATCCCGATGGCACTCGGCGGCCGTTCGCTGGAAACACCGTAATCTGCCACCTTCCGCAACAAAGCCACGTGCAAGACACTGTGACGGCAGTGGGCGATGCATTGCGTTCAAGCTCCTTTGCGCCCAAACTGGCGATCTTGCCCAGCGACAGCTATCACGTCACCATACTTGGCGGTGCGAACGATTTGGACCGCAGCCAGTCTGAATGGCCCCAAGACGTCCCTATCAAAGCATCAATTACAGAATGCAATCGCATCATCGGGCAGAGGTTCGCGCAATTCAAAATACAGGAGGAGATGCCAATACGTTTCCGTTTAGACAAAGAGAAAACAATTGCTCCTCAGTTGGCGAGCGGGCTCCAACTCGTGCCCGCCGACCAGAATGAGAAGGTGAAGCTTAGCAGGCTTCGTGATCGCCTGGCTGACGAAGTATTTCTGTATCGCGCGAAGAACCACGCGACATTCGGATTTCATATCAGCCTTGCATATCAGATCCGCGGCTTTACGCTCGAGGAAAGACGAGAATATCAAGACTTACTTCAGCATCACATCCCGATCATTGTCGCCGCCGCGCCGGTGATCGAACTTGGCGTTCCTGAATTTTGTACGTTCGAAGACATGTACCGATTCGAGATACGTACACTCTTGCGCACCTAA